One genomic window of Candidatus Kuenenia stuttgartiensis includes the following:
- the nuoJ gene encoding NADH-quinone oxidoreductase subunit J yields MIITFYIASIVAVVSTLMVITRKNAVHALLYLIVSLLSVSIIFFILGAPFMAALEVIIYAGAIMVLFIFVIMMLNLGSEAARMENQLLNPKMWIVPVILTLILIIEFIIVLIKINGQEYNSVIISPKQVGISLFGTYLLGVELAAMLLLAGIVGAYHLGKEKKKILHRYLAETEPDLRVKGKSE; encoded by the coding sequence ATGATCATAACTTTTTACATAGCTTCAATTGTTGCAGTTGTTTCAACGCTGATGGTTATTACGCGTAAGAATGCAGTACATGCATTGCTTTATCTTATCGTCTCGCTTCTTTCCGTTTCAATTATCTTTTTTATTCTTGGTGCACCGTTCATGGCTGCGCTCGAAGTGATAATATATGCAGGTGCAATTATGGTGCTTTTCATATTTGTGATAATGATGCTGAACCTCGGAAGTGAAGCTGCAAGGATGGAAAATCAATTACTTAATCCTAAGATGTGGATAGTACCTGTAATACTAACTTTAATTCTGATTATCGAATTTATCATTGTCTTAATTAAAATAAACGGACAAGAATATAACTCCGTTATAATCAGTCCAAAGCAGGTCGGGATTTCGTTGTTTGGCACTTACTTACTTGGAGTAGAGCTCGCAGCAATGCTACTGCTTGCCGGCATTGTTGGGGCTTATCATTTGGGAAAAGAGAAAAAGAAAATCTTACATAGATATCTCGCAGAAACTGAACCTGATCTGCGAGTTAAAGGAAAATCTGAATGA
- the nuoI gene encoding NADH-quinone oxidoreductase subunit NuoI, whose product MLSNLKTIWLAFLHMFRKRVTYQYPEEKAPLPARWRGRIILSRDPDGGERCVGCYLCAAVCPVDCISLQATEDEYGRRYPEFFRINFSRCIFCGFCEDACPTYAIQLVPDFEMCEYNRQNLVYEKEDLLISGEGKYHGYNYYKVAGVSIKGKDKGESESESPPIDVKGLLP is encoded by the coding sequence ATGCTAAGCAACTTAAAAACAATCTGGTTGGCTTTTCTTCACATGTTCAGAAAGCGTGTTACTTACCAGTATCCAGAAGAAAAGGCTCCACTCCCTGCACGATGGAGAGGCAGAATCATTCTTTCGCGCGATCCTGATGGTGGTGAAAGATGCGTCGGTTGTTATTTATGTGCGGCTGTCTGCCCGGTCGACTGCATTTCGCTGCAAGCGACCGAAGATGAATACGGGAGACGTTACCCGGAATTTTTTAGAATAAATTTTTCACGCTGCATTTTTTGCGGCTTTTGCGAAGATGCCTGTCCTACTTACGCAATACAACTTGTACCTGATTTTGAAATGTGCGAATACAACAGGCAGAATCTTGTTTACGAAAAAGAAGACTTATTAATCAGCGGAGAGGGAAAATACCACGGCTACAATTATTACAAGGTCGCAGGCGTTTCAATTAAAGGAAAAGATAAAGGTGAATCGGAAAGTGAATCACCGCCTATCGATGTTAAAGGCTTGCTGCCTTGA